The Parambassis ranga chromosome 1, fParRan2.1, whole genome shotgun sequence genome includes a region encoding these proteins:
- the plk1 gene encoding serine/threonine-protein kinase PLK1 isoform X1: protein MSAAGVAKPANPPPHVDPKSAPLKEIPEILVDSRTMRRYARGRFLGKGGFAKCYEITDAKTKQVFAGKIVPKALILKQHQREKMTSEIAIHKSLNHPNIVGFHGFFEDDDFVFVVLEICRRRSLLELHKRRKAVTEPEARYYMTHLLNGVEYLHNNKVIHRDLKLGNIFLNDDMEVKIGDFGLATKIEFDGERKKTLCGTPNYIAPEVLCKKGHSFEVDVWSLGCILYTLLVGKPPFETSCLKETYNRIKKNNYTIPWHINPAASALIKRMLHPDPTQRPTIADLQADEFFTAGYIPSRLPTTCLTVPPRFSIAPSTAAELSQRRPLTAINNKAGTEKVEMKEDPQQREAEPSECHLKDLLQQLISVIAAKPSEKAVIRLEEAEDPACIPIFWISKWVDYSDKYGLGYQLCDNSVGVLFNDYTRLIMHADGDSLQYIDKTAVESYLSVRSYPTTLTKKITLLKYFRNYMSEHLLKAGANMARREGDELARLPYLSLWFRTKSAIVLHLTNGTVQINFFQDHTKLILCPLMGAVTYIDEKREFRTYKMSLLDEFGCSKELASRIRYAKLMVEKLLESKPSSAAH from the exons AtgagtgctgctggtgttgcAAAGCCGGCGAATCCGCCGCCACATGTCGACCCGAAATCGGCTCCTCTGAAAGAAATCCCAGAAATCCTGGTGGATTCTCGCACCATGAGAAGATACGCGAGGGGGAGATTCCTCGGAAAAGGTGGTTTTGCGAAATGCTACGAAATCACAGATGCGAAGACGAAACAAGTGTTTGCTGGAAAAATAGTGCCTAAAGCCCTGATACTGAAGCAGCACCAGAGGGAGAAGATGACCTCGGAAATCGCCATTCATAAGAGTCTGAACCACCCCAACATCGTGGGCTTCCACGGCTTTTTCGAAGATGACGACTTCGTCTTTGTTGTCCTGGAAATCTGCAGGAGAAGG TCTCTGCTAGAGTTGCACAAGCGTCGTAAGGCTGTCACTGAACCCGAGGCTCGCTACTACATGACCCATCTGCTTAACGGTGTGGAGTACCTGCACAACAACAAAGTCATCCACAGAGACCTGAAGCTGGGCAACATCTTCCTCAACGATGACATGGAGGTCAAGATAG GGGACTTTGGCCTGGCTACTAAGATTGAGTTTGATGGCGAGAGAAAGAAGACCTTGTGCGGAACGCCCAATTACATTGCACCGGAAGTGCTTTGTAAAAAAGGCCACAGCTTTGAGGTGGACGTCTGGTCACTTGGGTGCATATT GTACACTTTGTTGGTGGGAAAGCCTCCATTTGAGACCTCTTGTCTGAAGGAGACCTACAACCGCATCAAGAAAAACAACTACACCATCCCCTGG CATATCAACCCAGCTGCGTCTGCGCTCATCAAAAGGATGCTCCATCCTGATCCCACCCAGAGGCCCACCATCGCTGACCTGCAAGCGGACGAGTTCTTCACCGCTGGCTACATCCCCTCACGCCTGCCCACTACATGTCTCACCGTGCCACCACGGTTCTCCATCGCTCCTTCCACAGCTGCGGAGCTCAGCCAGAGACGCCCCCTGACTGCTATAAACAACAAGG cAGGGACAGAGAAAGTAGAGATGAAAGAAGACCCTCAGCAAAG ggagGCTGAACCATCAGAGTGCCACCTGAAAGActtgctgcagcagctcatcagtGTCATTGCTGCCAAGCCCTCTGAGAAGGCAGTCATCCGCCTGG aagaggcagaggaCCCTGCGTGCATCCCCATCTTCTGGATCAGTAAATGGGTGGACTACTCCGATAAATATGGATTGG GTTACCAGCTCTGTGACAACAGTGTCGGCGTTCTCTTCAATGATTACACACGTCTGATCATGCATGCTGATGGGGACAGTCTGCAGTACATCGACAAAACGGCGGTGGAATCCTATTTGAGCGTGCGCTCTTACCCTACTACTCTCACCAAGAAG ATAACGTTGTTGAAATACTTTCGCAATTACATGAGTGAGCACCTACTTAAAGCCGGAGCCAACATGGCAAGGCGGGAAGGAGACGAGCTGGCACGACTGCCATACCTCTCCCTCTGGTTCAGAACAAAGAGTGCTATCGTCCTGCACCTAACCAATGGCACTGTTCAGATCAACTTCTTCCAG GACCACACCAAGCTGATCCTCTGTCCACTGATGGGCGCAGTAACCTACATTGACGAGAAGCGAGAATTCCGCACCTACAAGATGTCTCTGCTGGATGAGTTCGGATGCAGTAAGGAGCTAGCCAGCCGCATTCGTTACGCCAAGCTTATGGTAGAGAAACTGTTGGAGAGCAAGCCTTCCTCTGCTGCACACTAG
- the palb2 gene encoding partner and localizer of BRCA2, which produces METNVEDVLHCEEQLKTTLYCDDKDKLRRRLAQLQKEYLRTAQRLQRAERLDAVRRHVKSRISQTLHQRDPEVTSGPCLNPSSLIQNTSNRPAVDLPQCQGQTEGPADSRRSQMVRFLLPADAECPRTPDPSHDTPSPVLRLRSRRSRLRWEKRSAEAGKSTEVEEKGQNQSVGIKSTETAGKEEKAKSEETDPNESEELFSGTESESPSLLLSHWNTPGTTQTGDTEEKEYSGHQEQGEKETTERKKESDSTSLLLTCSKPTLNIAEKGQSGSQTGRRKEVKRAEDGGNSRETKLSEENSNKETELIAAEKTERDDFIGEKEEKNGDEKMVNLLDSCTLVEGLLFPAEYYVRTTRRMTLSQSQPDMQAVIQSQLSTGRRRRSRGQGRGLNKSTSENSGQIDLSSLSTPSMSIDPHKLSLTNLADACNEHCQRPSQGSDPITETLFSPTVTPTRLARGRRSKRGRGRGRPQTPRPSPSLDLKEQCCEQTDDPQPTSTPVSSSVSVHEVDEQKPCCVSMPDAPQPVTTDSDTSQPSSGVNEAPFSPASGHQERVYPIFLKSNVRTNRSPRINTATSSWSSLLLPSSPLDQTSLLHLPSLFPGQLFSSLKLVDIHQDFHLPDDQFASLKLHKLRQVTVESGVEHLPSPSFKTHSSNKQTDQYSSSEPLVHIPLPLSLTPTVTDSAPPNVEQQEATQSQDIQRASTEHRFTDKLIRETSTEELPDQAITKTHGEQQTENLHAVTCSAESVSVVQECPDDCIDKYEKENCHSQSNVTPCRTPSSINHPDKPQPHLNLTDQPADKVNNSVKENAGELQITQLDSKKDVKNCCEVPPLEDQRTLNPKAEDTAIIQSLSSDCPVQETPEELSKICSALQACDDMKASGESLNRKASKEPTEPDTNLSADRLMENENKCLPHHSLSSQLLLGSSLGSVPCPFVTPHLSSSTLTSSPTLPSVGLTPHPITSFVLTSSPSAPSLTLPPPHSPSTQALSPPALSPCPSISSLPPSLPPLSPCSQIEALSEPPGTGDEHCRLEPSACPTPPGIQNSGGRESQKTVEPAGEHTVKVIHTLKAPAGGLLVDMCCLLGSSGDLCVAAAGKWAVCLWNQTAASDWSLTHTWTFTEPVINVFPVPDAAGLMCVTLGQLEIREVRILSCSSLMQMSVCEGIVQAVVCMSKSRVVTSSHSAKGSTLQVFMLSDSSSSPSSQLLECPGVCIGTLAPVDGLSDALIGMDESGHLFIWNLKTGQLLHRVLLGEDLSCTVCLRGYSFCGVLFVLLQHHFLSSLTEEVKDAKLKIQMCSEEELKAVLFSLVAINPVSGKWHLATRLYPPKAWTGRLCEADVNQCSVVGLSQSGCLCVWELGQQAATQMVEAPDSEGWQLARWGAGDTLVLGHHNGDVTLHFQMTF; this is translated from the exons ATGGAGACAAATGTGGAAGATGTTCTTCACTGCGAAGAGCAGCTGAAGACTACACTGTACTGTGATGATAAAGACAAG CTTCGTAGGAGGTTGGCACAATTACAAAAGGAATATCTTCGGACAGCCCAGAGACTACAG CGTGCCGAGCGCTTGGATGCGGTGCGGAGACATGTGAAAAGCAGGATCTCTCAGACCCTTCACCAGAGAGACCCTGAGGTCACATCTGGTCCATGTCTCAATCCGTCTTCATTGATACAAAATACCAGCAATAGACCTGCTGTGGACTTACCTCAGTGCCAGGGACAAACTGAGG GTCCAGCTGACTCCAGGAGGAGCCAGATGGTCAGATTCCTGCTGCCAGCTGATGCTGAATGCCCACGAACTCCAGATCCCAGCCATGACACACCCAGTCCAGTCCTGCGCCTCAGGTCACGACGCAGCCGCCTACGTTGGGAAAAGAGAAGTGCTGAGGCTGGCAAGAGCACAGAGGTTGAAGAAAAAGGACAGAATCAGAGTGTAGGGATAAAGAGCACTGAAACAGCgggaaaggaagaaaaagccAAGTCAGAAGAAACAGACCCCAATGAAAGTGAAGAGCTGTTTTCTGGTACAGAATCAGAGTCTCCCTCTCTGCTACTTTCTCACTGGAATACACCTGGAACCACTCAaacaggagacacagaggaaaaagagTACAGTGGTCACCAGGAACAAGGGGAAAAAGAGACAactgaaaggaaaaaagaatCGGACTCAACCTCCTTGTTGCTCACATGTTCCAAACCTACTTTAAACATTGCTGAAAAGGGACAGAGTGgctcacagacaggaagaagaaaggAGGTGAAGAGAGCGGAGGATGGAGGGAACAGTAGAGAAACAAAGCTGAGTGAAGAGAACAGTAATAAAGAGACTGAACTTAttgcagcagagaaaacagagagagatgatTTCATtggggagaaagaggaaaaaaatggagatGAAAAAATGGTGAATCTTTTAGACTCCTGTACACTAGTTGAAGGACTACTGTTCCCAGCCGAGTACTATGTTAGAACCACAAGGCGCATGACACTTTCACAGAGCCAGCCTGACATGCAGGCTGTCATACAGTCCCAGCTCAGTACAGGACGACGTCGCAGGAGCCGAGGCCAAGGCAGAGGACTGAATAAGAGCACCAGTGAAAACTCTGGTCAGATAGATCTCTCCTCACTGTCAACACCATCCATGTCTATAGATCCTCATAAACTGTCACTCACTAATTTGGCTGATGCATGTAATGAGCACTGTCAGAGACCCAGTCAGGGCTCAGATCCCATCACAGAAACTTTGTTCTCACCTACAGTCACACCTACTCGATTAGCAAGAGGCAGGAGAAGCAAGAGAGGCAGGGGCAGAGGGAGACCTCAGACCCCCCGACCCTCTCCTAGTTTAGACCTTAAAGAACAATGCTGTGAGCAAACAGATGATCCCCAACCCACCAGCACCCCAGTCTCTTCCTCAGTATCTGTCCATGAAGTTGATGAACAAAAGCCCTGCTGTGTTTCAATGCCAGATGCACCTCAGCCCGTGACGACCGACAGCGATACTTCTCAACCTTCTAGTGGAGTTAATGAAGCTCCATTCAGCCCTGCCTCAGGACATCAGGAGAGGGTTTATCCTATCTTTCTGAAGAGCAACGTCAGGACAAACAGATCTCCACGGATAAACACAG CCACATCAAGCTGGAGCTCTCTCCTCTTGCCCTCCTCCCCACTAGATCAAACTTCTCTGCTTCATCTCCCCTCTCTGTTCCCTGGCCAGCTGTTTAGCAGCCTGAAGCTAGTGGACATCCACCAAGATTTTCATCTCCCAGATGACCAGTTTGCCTCCTTAAAGTTGCACAAGCTTCGCCAAGTCACTGTAGAATCGGGGGTTGAACATTTACCATCCCCATCTTTCAAAACCCATAGCAGCAACAAGCAAACTGACcaatacagcagcagtgaaccTCTGGTGCATATTCCTCTCCCACTTAGCCTCACACCCACAGTCACTGATTCGGCCCCTCCTAATGTGGAGCAACAGGAGGCTACACAGTCTCAAGATATCCAACGGGCATCTACAGAACACAGGTTTACAGATAAATTGATAAGGGAGACATCAACTGAGGAGCTGCCTGATCAAGCTATTACAAAAACTCATGGagagcagcagactgaaaacCTCCATGCGGTGACTTGCTCAGCAGAATCTGTGTCAGTGGTACAAGAGTGTCCTGATGACTGTATAGATAAATATGAAAAGGAGAACTGTCATAGCCAGAGCAACGTAACACCCTGCAGGACACCCAGCTCCATTAATCAccctgacaaaccacagcctcATCTGAACCTGACAGATCAACCTGCAGATAAAGTGAATAATTCTGTTAAGGAAAATGCAGGTGAACTTCAAATAACACAGCTTGATTcaaaaaaagatgtaaaaaaCTGCTGTGAAGTTCCTCCTTTAGAAGATCAGAGGACTCTAAACCCCAAAGCAGAAGACACCGCTATCATTCAGTCTCTTTCCTCTGATTGCCCTGTGCAGGAAACGCCAGAGGAGCTTTCTAAAATCTGCTCCGCTCTACAAGCATGTGATGACATGAAAGCTTCAGGAGAGTCTCTTAACAGGAAAGCTTCAAAAGAACCTACTGAACCCGACACAAATCTTTCTGCAGACAGATTGATGGAAAATGAGAACAAATGTTTACCTCACCACAGTCTCTCTTCTCAGCTGCTGTTGGGCTCCTCTCTGGGATCAGTGCCCTGCCCATTTGTAACCCCACACCTGTCCTCATCTACTCTAACCTCCAGCCCCACACTGCCCTCTGTAGGACTCACCCCTCACCCCATCACCAGCTTTGTACtgacctcctccccctctgcccCCTCTCTCACACTGCCTCCTCCTCATAGCCCATCCACACAGGCCCTatctcctccagctctctctccctgtccgTCCATCAGTTCCCTCCCCCCTAGcctgcctcctctctccccctgcaGCCAGATCGAGGCTTTATCTGAGCCACCGGGTACAGGTGATGAGCATTGCAGACTGGAACCTTCTGCCTGCCCAACTCCACCAGGCATTCAGAACTCAGGTGGGCGGGAAAGCCAGAAAACAGTAGAGCCTGCAGGCGAGCACACGGTCAAAGTCATACACACACTAAAG GCTCCAGCAGGAGGCTTGCTGGTGGACATGTGCTGTCTTCTTGGATCCTCTGGTGATTTGTGTGTAGCGGCAGCAGGAAAATGGGCTGTGTGCCTCTGGAATCAGACGGCAGCATCTGATTGGAGCTTAACACACACCTGGACCTTCACcgag ccagTGATCAATGTGTTTCCTGTGCCGGATGCTGCTGGGCTGATGTGTGTGACTCTGGGTCAGTTGGAAATCAGAGAAGTGAG GATTCTGTCATGCTCTAGCCTCATGCAGATGTCAGTCTGTGAAGGCATTGTCCAGGCGGTTGTATGCATGTCTAAGTCCAGAGTGGTCACCTCTTCCCACTCAGCGAAGGGTTCCACCTTGCAGGTGTTtatgctgtcagacagcagcag TTCACCCAGCTCTCAGCTGCTTGAGTGTCCTGGTGTTTGTATCGGGACTCTCGCTCCAGTGGATGGACTTTCTGATGCTCTGATCGGCATGGATGAGAGTGGACATCTCTTCATATG GAACTTGAAGACTGGACAGCTGCTGCACCGAGTCCTGCTTGGAGAAGATCTATCATGCACAGTCTGTCTCAGAGGATATTCCTTCTGT GGAGTGTTGTTTgtcctgctgcagcatcactttcTAAGCTCCCTGACGGAAGAAGTAAAAGACGCAAAACTAAAAATTCAGATGTGTtcggaggaggagctgaaggctgTTTTATTCTCCTTGGTGGCCATTAACCCTGTGAGTGGAAAATGGCACCTGGCCACTCGACTGTATCCACCAAAAGCTTGGACTGGCAG GCTGTGTGAGGCCGATGTTAACCAATGCAGCGTGGTGGGCCTGAGCCAgagtggctgtctgtgtgtgtgggagctcGGGCAGCAGGCCGCTACGCAGATGGTGGAGGCTCCTGACAGTGAAGGCTGGCAGCTGGCTCGGTGGGGAGCAGGAGACACACTGGTGCTTGGACATCACAATGGAGATGTTACTTTACACTTTCAAATGActttttaa
- the rasd3 gene encoding RASD family member 3: MCAPGLTHLISMSSTGRPNTVRLVFLGAAGVGKSALIHRFLHDRFEHKYTRTVEELHVLEYDTAGSGKMRLEILDTSGSYPFPAMRELSIRHSDAFALVYAVDDPASFEEVRRLRDEILELRGGKSAPITVVGSKADVTEAEGRVLLVSDVMATVEGEWDANFVEASARTGGNTVGVFGALLQQVNSSHRLSPALGRRRDTVPRAAARKKPPLKKHNSCNLS, from the coding sequence ATGTGCGCTCCGGGTCTCACCCATCTGATCAGCATGTCATCGACAGGACGTCCCAACACGGTCCGGCTGGTGTTCCTCGGTGCAGCAGGGGTGGGAAAGAGCGCGCTCATCCATCGTTTCCTCCACGATCGTTTCGAGCACAAGTACACGCGCACAGTAGAGGAGCTTCATGTGCTGGAGTACGACACCGCGGGGTCTGGGAAGATGCGTCTGGAGATCCTAGATACGAGCGGAAGCTACCCTTTCCCAGCCATGAGGGAGCTCAGTATCAGACATAGTGACGCTTTCGCCCTGGTGTACGCGGTGGACGACCCCGCGTCCTTCGAAGAGGTGCGGCGACTCCGCGACGAGATTCTGGAGCTGCGGGGTGGCAAGAGCGCGCCCATCACCGTGGTCGGCAGCAAGGCGGACGTTACTGAGGCCGAAGGTCGCGTGTTGTTGGTGTCCGATGTGATGGCCACGGTGGAGGGCGAGTGGGATGCTAACTTCGTGGAGGCGTCCGCGCGCACGGGTGGAAACACGGTCGGTGTCTTCGGCGCGCTGCTGCAACAGGTGAACTCTTCACACCGGCTGAGCCCTGCGTTAGGGAGGCGCAGAGACACCGTGCCCAGAGCAGCAGCGAGGAAGAAGCCACCGCTGAAGAAGCACAACAGCTGTAATCTGTCATAA
- the LOC114438046 gene encoding retinol dehydrogenase 8-like — translation MASPGQKVVLITGCSSGIGLRIAVVLAKDEQKRYYVIATMRDLKRKDKLVEAAGDAYGKTLSLAVLDVCSDESVKQCINGIKDRHVDILINNAGIGLVGPLESIPIEEMKKVFETNFFGVIRMIKEVMPDMKKRKGGHIVVVSSVMGLHGVVFNDVYSASKFAMEGFCESLAVQLMKFDVTLSMIEPGPVHTEFEAKMIQDVKAKEYPGTDPDTINYFKNVYLPSSVDIFETLGQTPDDIARCTKKVIEANKPRFRNMTNSLYTPIVALKYADETGGLSIRAFHNILKMGPLMHVSMVALKYLTCGCLKSSSISPN, via the exons ATGGCGAGCCCCGGACAGAAAGTGGTGCTGATTACCGGCTGCTCCTCCGGCATCGGCCTGAGGATAGCTGTGGTGCTGGCCAAGGATGAGCAGAAGCGGTATTACG TTATAGCCACAATGCGTGATCTAAAACGGAAAGATAAGCTGGTGGAAGCTGCTGGAGATGCGTATGGGAAAACTCTTTCTCTGGCTGTATTGGATGTTTGCAGTGATGAATCCGTCAAACAATGCATCAACGGCATCAAAGATCGACACGTGGATATCCTTA TCAATAATGCAGGAATTGGCCTGGTGGGTCCATTGGAGAGCATTCCCATTGAAGAGATGAAGAAGGTTTTTGAGACCAATTTCTTTGGGGTGATCCGCATGATCAAAGAGGTGATGCCTGATATgaagaaaaggaaaggaggaCACATCGTCGTGGTCAGCAGTGTGATGGGACTGCACG GTGTGGTGTTTAATGACGTGTATTCAGCTTCCAAGTTTGCCATGGAGGGCTTTTGTGAGAGTTTGGCTGTACAACTCATGAAGTTTGACGTCAC actgtcaaTGATTGAGCCGGGTCCAGTCCACACTGAATTTGAAGCAAAGATGATTCAGGATGTGAAAGCGAAGGAATATCCTGGAACTGACCCTGACACAATCAATTACTTCAAGAATGTCTATCTCCCTTCTTCTGTTGATATCTTTGAGACACTGGGACAAACGCCTGATGATATTGCCAGA TGCACCAAGAAAGTGATTGAAGCAAACAAGCCACGTTTCCGTAATATGACCAACTCACTGTACACTCCCATCGTAGCACTAAAATACGCAGATGAAACTGGAGGCCTGTCAATCCGAGCCTTCCACAACATACTTAAAATGGGCCCTCTAATGCATGTCAGCATGGTTGCCTTAAAGTACCTCACCTGTGGATGTCTAAAGAGCAGTTCAATTTCACCAAACTAG
- the plk1 gene encoding serine/threonine-protein kinase PLK1 isoform X2 has translation MSAAGVAKPANPPPHVDPKSAPLKEIPEILVDSRTMRRYARGRFLGKGGFAKCYEITDAKTKQVFAGKIVPKALILKQHQREKMTSEIAIHKSLNHPNIVGFHGFFEDDDFVFVVLEICRRRSLLELHKRRKAVTEPEARYYMTHLLNGVEYLHNNKVIHRDLKLGNIFLNDDMEVKIGDFGLATKIEFDGERKKTLCGTPNYIAPEVLCKKGHSFEVDVWSLGCILYTLLVGKPPFETSCLKETYNRIKKNNYTIPWHINPAASALIKRMLHPDPTQRPTIADLQADEFFTAGYIPSRLPTTCLTVPPRFSIAPSTAAELSQRRPLTAINNKGTEKVEMKEDPQQREAEPSECHLKDLLQQLISVIAAKPSEKAVIRLEEAEDPACIPIFWISKWVDYSDKYGLGYQLCDNSVGVLFNDYTRLIMHADGDSLQYIDKTAVESYLSVRSYPTTLTKKITLLKYFRNYMSEHLLKAGANMARREGDELARLPYLSLWFRTKSAIVLHLTNGTVQINFFQDHTKLILCPLMGAVTYIDEKREFRTYKMSLLDEFGCSKELASRIRYAKLMVEKLLESKPSSAAH, from the exons AtgagtgctgctggtgttgcAAAGCCGGCGAATCCGCCGCCACATGTCGACCCGAAATCGGCTCCTCTGAAAGAAATCCCAGAAATCCTGGTGGATTCTCGCACCATGAGAAGATACGCGAGGGGGAGATTCCTCGGAAAAGGTGGTTTTGCGAAATGCTACGAAATCACAGATGCGAAGACGAAACAAGTGTTTGCTGGAAAAATAGTGCCTAAAGCCCTGATACTGAAGCAGCACCAGAGGGAGAAGATGACCTCGGAAATCGCCATTCATAAGAGTCTGAACCACCCCAACATCGTGGGCTTCCACGGCTTTTTCGAAGATGACGACTTCGTCTTTGTTGTCCTGGAAATCTGCAGGAGAAGG TCTCTGCTAGAGTTGCACAAGCGTCGTAAGGCTGTCACTGAACCCGAGGCTCGCTACTACATGACCCATCTGCTTAACGGTGTGGAGTACCTGCACAACAACAAAGTCATCCACAGAGACCTGAAGCTGGGCAACATCTTCCTCAACGATGACATGGAGGTCAAGATAG GGGACTTTGGCCTGGCTACTAAGATTGAGTTTGATGGCGAGAGAAAGAAGACCTTGTGCGGAACGCCCAATTACATTGCACCGGAAGTGCTTTGTAAAAAAGGCCACAGCTTTGAGGTGGACGTCTGGTCACTTGGGTGCATATT GTACACTTTGTTGGTGGGAAAGCCTCCATTTGAGACCTCTTGTCTGAAGGAGACCTACAACCGCATCAAGAAAAACAACTACACCATCCCCTGG CATATCAACCCAGCTGCGTCTGCGCTCATCAAAAGGATGCTCCATCCTGATCCCACCCAGAGGCCCACCATCGCTGACCTGCAAGCGGACGAGTTCTTCACCGCTGGCTACATCCCCTCACGCCTGCCCACTACATGTCTCACCGTGCCACCACGGTTCTCCATCGCTCCTTCCACAGCTGCGGAGCTCAGCCAGAGACGCCCCCTGACTGCTATAAACAACAAGG GGACAGAGAAAGTAGAGATGAAAGAAGACCCTCAGCAAAG ggagGCTGAACCATCAGAGTGCCACCTGAAAGActtgctgcagcagctcatcagtGTCATTGCTGCCAAGCCCTCTGAGAAGGCAGTCATCCGCCTGG aagaggcagaggaCCCTGCGTGCATCCCCATCTTCTGGATCAGTAAATGGGTGGACTACTCCGATAAATATGGATTGG GTTACCAGCTCTGTGACAACAGTGTCGGCGTTCTCTTCAATGATTACACACGTCTGATCATGCATGCTGATGGGGACAGTCTGCAGTACATCGACAAAACGGCGGTGGAATCCTATTTGAGCGTGCGCTCTTACCCTACTACTCTCACCAAGAAG ATAACGTTGTTGAAATACTTTCGCAATTACATGAGTGAGCACCTACTTAAAGCCGGAGCCAACATGGCAAGGCGGGAAGGAGACGAGCTGGCACGACTGCCATACCTCTCCCTCTGGTTCAGAACAAAGAGTGCTATCGTCCTGCACCTAACCAATGGCACTGTTCAGATCAACTTCTTCCAG GACCACACCAAGCTGATCCTCTGTCCACTGATGGGCGCAGTAACCTACATTGACGAGAAGCGAGAATTCCGCACCTACAAGATGTCTCTGCTGGATGAGTTCGGATGCAGTAAGGAGCTAGCCAGCCGCATTCGTTACGCCAAGCTTATGGTAGAGAAACTGTTGGAGAGCAAGCCTTCCTCTGCTGCACACTAG